Proteins encoded within one genomic window of Neorhizobium galegae bv. orientalis str. HAMBI 540:
- a CDS encoding dTDP-4-dehydrorhamnose 3,5-epimerase family protein — MSRFTVTDLPLAGLKLVERQNLGDSRGFLSRMFCADELAPVGWEKPIAQINLTMTARQGTVRGMHFQRPPHAEMKLVNCLRGAVFDVAVDLRRDSPTFLRWHAQELSAENRRSLLIPEGFAHGFQALTDDCELLYFHSMPYASGSEGALNSQDPALDISWPLEITEMSDRDRGHSFLTSQFTGLTP, encoded by the coding sequence TTGAGCCGCTTCACCGTCACCGATCTGCCGCTTGCCGGCCTGAAGCTCGTCGAACGCCAGAACCTCGGTGATTCGCGCGGCTTCCTGTCGCGCATGTTCTGCGCAGACGAACTGGCGCCGGTGGGTTGGGAAAAGCCGATCGCACAGATCAACCTGACAATGACGGCCCGCCAGGGCACCGTGCGCGGCATGCATTTCCAACGCCCTCCCCATGCCGAGATGAAACTGGTCAATTGCCTCCGCGGCGCGGTCTTCGACGTCGCCGTGGATCTCAGACGCGATTCGCCAACCTTCCTGAGATGGCATGCCCAGGAGCTTTCCGCCGAGAACCGCCGCTCGCTGCTGATCCCGGAAGGGTTCGCGCATGGCTTCCAAGCACTCACCGACGACTGCGAGCTTCTCTATTTCCATTCGATGCCCTACGCGTCCGGTTCGGAAGGTGCCTTGAACTCCCAGGACCCCGCACTCGACATCAGTTGGCCGCTGGAGATCACCGAAATGTCGGATCGTGATCGCGGTCATTCCTTCCTGACATCACAATTCACGGGACTGACGCCATGA
- a CDS encoding arsenate-mycothiol transferase ArsC codes for MEAVLAPETKAKRPGAVLFMCGFNVIRSPMAEAIAKRLLPPDIYVQSAGVRSGERDPFVDAVLEEVGLSIGRHQPRTLEELEDDFFDLIVTLTPEAHHAALELTRANAVDVVYWPTMDPTAATGTRDQMLDAYREVRDHLWRLIDERLSGISRHPAETA; via the coding sequence ATGGAGGCAGTGCTCGCCCCGGAGACCAAAGCCAAAAGACCGGGCGCCGTTCTTTTCATGTGCGGCTTCAACGTCATCCGTTCGCCGATGGCGGAGGCCATTGCAAAGCGGCTGCTGCCACCCGATATCTACGTCCAGTCGGCGGGCGTGCGCTCCGGTGAGCGCGATCCCTTCGTGGATGCGGTGCTGGAGGAGGTCGGCCTTTCGATCGGCCGCCACCAGCCGCGTACGCTCGAAGAGCTCGAGGATGATTTTTTCGACCTGATCGTCACGCTGACGCCGGAAGCCCATCATGCCGCGCTGGAACTGACCCGGGCCAATGCCGTGGACGTGGTCTATTGGCCGACCATGGATCCGACCGCTGCGACCGGCACCCGCGACCAGATGCTCGATGCCTATCGTGAGGTTCGAGACCATCTCTGGCGCCTGATCGACGAGCGCCTTTCCGGCATCAGCCGGCACCCCGCCGAGACCGCCTGA
- the yacG gene encoding DNA gyrase inhibitor YacG → MTSEPIKTGGKVEPLRKARPCPECGKPSARDHYPFCSDRCRTLDLSRWLTGSYAIPVSDDEAKADGSDD, encoded by the coding sequence ATGACATCCGAACCGATCAAGACCGGCGGTAAGGTCGAGCCGCTCCGCAAGGCGAGACCCTGCCCGGAATGCGGCAAGCCGTCGGCGCGCGACCACTATCCCTTCTGCTCCGACCGCTGCCGCACACTGGACCTGTCGCGCTGGCTGACGGGCTCCTACGCCATTCCGGTATCGGACGACGAGGCCAAGGCCGACGGCTCGGACGACTGA
- the rfbG gene encoding CDP-glucose 4,6-dehydratase, producing MENLAVSGGAQPSRGFWEGKRVLLTGHTGFKGAWLSIWLGRRGAEVTGISLPPETQPSLFALARPDLRESHFQDIRDAARLAELVRSASPDVVMHLGAQALVRPSYQDPLGTFATNVLGTANLLEAVRSVPSARVVVAITTDKVYRNLEHAFPYRETDHLGGHDPYSASKAASEIVIASYRDSFLREKGVAVASARAGNVIGGGDWSADRLLPDAVRAWQSGNSLSVRRPEAKRPWQHVLEPLSAYLVLAERLWSDPSIGDAFNFGPISHEAAPVRQVIEIARASYGRGDVEYGDGTEGPHEAGWLALETAKARHMLGIEPRWSLAEAVDRTMKWYRAQNDGANARALCEAEIDEYEARP from the coding sequence ATGGAAAATCTGGCCGTGAGCGGAGGAGCCCAGCCGAGCCGCGGTTTCTGGGAAGGTAAACGCGTCCTTTTGACAGGGCATACAGGCTTCAAGGGAGCCTGGCTCTCCATCTGGCTCGGTCGCCGCGGCGCCGAAGTCACCGGCATTTCCCTGCCCCCCGAAACGCAGCCCAGCCTATTTGCACTTGCGCGGCCCGATCTCAGGGAAAGCCATTTCCAGGATATCCGCGATGCGGCCAGGCTCGCCGAACTGGTGCGCTCCGCCTCCCCCGATGTCGTCATGCATCTCGGCGCTCAGGCCCTGGTGCGCCCGAGCTACCAGGATCCGCTTGGCACGTTCGCGACCAACGTGCTCGGAACCGCCAACCTGCTGGAGGCGGTCCGCTCGGTGCCGTCCGCGCGCGTGGTCGTCGCGATCACCACGGACAAGGTCTACCGCAACCTCGAACACGCCTTTCCCTACCGGGAGACCGACCATCTCGGCGGGCACGATCCCTACAGCGCCAGCAAGGCCGCATCCGAGATTGTCATTGCGAGCTACCGCGATTCATTTCTGCGCGAAAAAGGCGTGGCGGTTGCCAGCGCCCGGGCGGGCAACGTGATCGGCGGCGGCGACTGGTCGGCCGACCGGCTGCTGCCGGATGCGGTGCGCGCCTGGCAGTCCGGCAATTCCCTCAGCGTCCGGCGGCCGGAAGCCAAGCGCCCTTGGCAGCACGTGCTCGAACCGCTCTCAGCCTATCTCGTGCTTGCCGAACGGCTGTGGAGCGATCCCTCGATTGGCGACGCCTTCAATTTCGGCCCGATCAGCCATGAAGCTGCACCGGTGCGCCAGGTGATCGAAATCGCCCGCGCCTCCTACGGCCGCGGCGATGTAGAATACGGCGACGGCACTGAGGGACCGCACGAAGCGGGCTGGCTTGCCTTGGAAACGGCCAAGGCGCGGCATATGCTGGGCATCGAACCGCGCTGGTCGCTTGCGGAGGCTGTCGACCGGACGATGAAATGGTATCGTGCGCAGAATGACGGCGCCAATGCCCGCGCCCTCTGCGAAGCCGAAATCGACGAATACGAGGCACGCCCTTGA
- a CDS encoding class I SAM-dependent methyltransferase, with product MNCRHCGTALRCDFLDLGFAPPSNAYLTAEDLVKPEVYFPLRLQVCEECWLVQTEDYASAESLFSAEYAYFSSASTSWLAHAARYVETITSRLGLGKDSMVIEVASNDGYLLKNFVKAGIPCLGVEPTASTAEAAEALGIPVLREFFGEALGKQLAGDGRSADLILGNNVYAHVPDINDFTRGLTAALKAGGTVTLEFPHVMRLIEHNQFDTVYHEHFSYLSLFTVAKIFEAAGLRVFDVEELPTHGGSLRVYGCHSGDSRQTTEAVRALLAEEQRRGLQTAATYADFQAKAEKVKNDALAFLLKAKQDGKTVAAYGAAAKGNTLLNFAGVKPDLLPYVCDAAAAKQNKFMPGSHIPILHPDEIVARRPDYVMILPWNIATEVRQQLASLADQGTRFVTAVPELKVI from the coding sequence ATGAACTGCCGCCACTGCGGGACCGCACTTCGCTGCGATTTCCTGGACCTCGGCTTCGCGCCGCCATCCAACGCGTATCTGACCGCCGAAGATCTGGTAAAGCCGGAAGTCTATTTTCCCTTGCGGCTACAGGTCTGCGAGGAATGCTGGCTGGTCCAGACCGAGGATTATGCTTCCGCCGAATCGCTCTTCAGTGCCGAATACGCCTACTTCTCCAGTGCCTCGACCAGCTGGCTCGCGCACGCCGCCCGTTATGTCGAGACGATCACCTCGCGTCTTGGCCTCGGCAAGGACAGCATGGTCATCGAGGTCGCCTCGAATGACGGCTATCTCTTGAAGAACTTCGTCAAGGCCGGCATTCCCTGCCTCGGCGTCGAGCCGACGGCGAGCACCGCCGAAGCCGCCGAGGCGCTCGGCATTCCGGTGCTGCGCGAATTCTTCGGCGAGGCGCTCGGCAAGCAGCTCGCCGGCGACGGCAGAAGCGCCGATCTCATCCTCGGCAACAATGTCTACGCGCATGTGCCCGACATCAACGATTTCACGCGCGGCCTGACGGCGGCGCTGAAGGCCGGCGGCACGGTGACGCTCGAATTCCCGCATGTGATGCGGCTCATCGAACACAATCAGTTCGACACGGTCTATCACGAGCACTTTTCCTATCTTTCACTCTTCACGGTCGCAAAGATCTTCGAAGCGGCGGGCCTGCGCGTCTTCGACGTCGAGGAATTGCCGACCCATGGCGGCAGCCTGCGCGTCTACGGCTGCCATTCTGGTGATTCGCGCCAGACGACCGAAGCCGTCAGGGCGCTTCTCGCGGAAGAACAGCGCCGCGGCCTTCAGACGGCGGCGACCTATGCCGACTTCCAGGCCAAGGCGGAAAAGGTCAAGAACGATGCGCTCGCTTTCCTGCTGAAGGCCAAGCAAGACGGCAAGACGGTCGCAGCCTATGGTGCCGCGGCCAAGGGCAACACGCTGCTCAACTTCGCCGGCGTCAAGCCGGACCTGCTGCCCTATGTCTGCGATGCCGCGGCCGCCAAGCAGAACAAGTTCATGCCCGGCAGCCATATCCCGATCCTGCATCCGGACGAGATCGTCGCGCGGCGCCCGGACTATGTGATGATCCTGCCCTGGAACATCGCGACCGAAGTCCGTCAGCAGCTGGCTTCGCTTGCCGATCAGGGCACCAGGTTCGTAACCGCCGTGCCGGAATTGAAGGTCATATGA
- a CDS encoding NAD-dependent epimerase/dehydratase family protein produces the protein MTPLVLLTGGTGFVGRQVLRALTESGVRVRVILREGSAESRLGDLSAVESMVRTPDLFREPVEWWAKTLEGVDTVAHVAWYAEPGKYLQSAENIVCLEGTLRMAQGAALAGVKRFVGVGTCFEYDVSVGMLATDTPLRPISPYAGAKAAVFMALSQWLPLHRISFAWCRLFYLFGEGEDERRLFPYLCAQLAAGKPVDLTSGNQIRDFLDVREAGRQIADIGLGDRTGAANICSGIPVTVRQIAERLADEYGRRDLLRFGARPDNLVDPPCVVGLTR, from the coding sequence ATGACGCCACTCGTCCTACTCACCGGAGGAACAGGTTTTGTCGGCCGGCAGGTACTGCGGGCGCTGACCGAATCCGGTGTGCGTGTTCGGGTGATTCTACGCGAAGGATCGGCGGAAAGCCGGCTTGGCGATCTCTCGGCTGTCGAGAGCATGGTGCGGACGCCCGACCTGTTCCGCGAGCCGGTCGAGTGGTGGGCGAAGACCCTCGAAGGCGTCGATACGGTCGCGCATGTCGCCTGGTATGCGGAGCCTGGCAAATATCTGCAGTCGGCGGAAAATATCGTCTGCCTCGAAGGCACGTTGCGGATGGCGCAGGGCGCAGCTCTCGCCGGCGTCAAACGGTTCGTCGGCGTGGGCACATGTTTCGAATATGACGTCTCGGTGGGCATGCTCGCCACAGACACGCCGCTGCGCCCGATCAGCCCCTATGCCGGCGCGAAAGCCGCAGTATTTATGGCTCTGTCGCAATGGCTGCCGCTGCACCGGATCAGCTTTGCCTGGTGCCGGCTCTTTTATCTTTTCGGCGAAGGTGAAGACGAGCGACGGCTGTTTCCCTACCTTTGCGCGCAGCTCGCCGCAGGCAAACCGGTGGATTTGACCAGTGGCAACCAGATCCGCGACTTCCTGGACGTTCGCGAAGCAGGAAGGCAGATTGCTGATATCGGGCTTGGCGACAGAACGGGAGCAGCCAACATCTGTTCCGGAATTCCGGTCACCGTGCGGCAGATAGCCGAGCGATTGGCCGACGAGTATGGTCGACGCGATCTTCTGCGATTCGGCGCCCGTCCCGACAATCTGGTGGATCCTCCCTGCGTTGTAGGATTAACGAGGTGA
- the rfbF gene encoding glucose-1-phosphate cytidylyltransferase, protein MKAVILAGGLGTRISEETHLKPKPMIEIGGRPILWHIMKLYSAHGVNEFIICCGYKGYVIKEYFANYFLHMSDVTFDMAYNEKQVHRRSAEPWKVTLIDTGEATMTGGRLKRVSDYLRNEESFCFTYGDGLSDVNITELVKFHRSHGRNATVTAVHPPGRYGALERSGNQVTGFVEKPRGDGGMINGGFFVLSPKCIDLIEGDNIPWESAPMADLATMGELMAYEHEGFWQPMDTLREKNLLEDLWASGKAPWKIWP, encoded by the coding sequence ATGAAAGCTGTAATTCTCGCCGGTGGATTGGGAACCCGTATCTCCGAGGAGACGCATCTCAAGCCGAAGCCGATGATCGAGATCGGCGGACGGCCGATCCTCTGGCACATCATGAAACTCTATTCCGCCCATGGCGTGAATGAGTTCATCATCTGCTGCGGATACAAGGGCTACGTCATCAAGGAGTATTTCGCGAATTACTTCCTGCATATGTCGGACGTCACCTTCGACATGGCTTATAACGAAAAGCAGGTCCATCGCCGCAGCGCCGAGCCCTGGAAGGTGACGCTGATCGATACCGGCGAAGCGACAATGACCGGCGGCCGCCTGAAGCGCGTCTCGGACTACCTGCGCAACGAGGAAAGCTTCTGCTTCACCTATGGCGACGGCCTGAGCGACGTGAATATCACCGAGCTCGTCAAATTCCATCGTTCGCACGGCAGGAACGCGACGGTTACCGCCGTTCATCCGCCGGGCCGTTACGGCGCGCTCGAACGCTCCGGCAACCAGGTTACCGGCTTTGTGGAAAAGCCGCGCGGCGATGGCGGCATGATCAATGGCGGTTTCTTCGTGCTTTCGCCGAAATGCATCGACCTCATCGAGGGCGACAACATTCCGTGGGAATCCGCGCCGATGGCGGACCTTGCCACGATGGGCGAACTGATGGCCTACGAGCACGAAGGCTTCTGGCAGCCGATGGACACGCTGCGCGAAAAGAACCTGCTCGAAGACCTCTGGGCTTCCGGAAAAGCGCCATGGAAAATCTGGCCGTGA
- the infA gene encoding translation initiation factor IF-1, producing MAKEEVLEFPGVVTELLPNATFRVKLENEHEIIAHTAGRMRKNRIRVLAGDKVLVEMTPYDLTKGRITYRFK from the coding sequence ATGGCTAAAGAAGAAGTCCTCGAATTCCCGGGCGTCGTGACCGAACTCCTGCCCAACGCGACGTTCCGCGTGAAGCTCGAAAACGAACATGAGATCATCGCCCATACAGCCGGCCGCATGCGCAAGAACCGTATCCGCGTTCTCGCCGGTGACAAGGTGCTTGTCGAAATGACGCCCTACGACCTGACCAAGGGCCGTATCACCTACCGCTTCAAGTAA
- a CDS encoding Maf-like protein: protein MALEQKLILASGSPRRLDLLNQAGIAPARLMPMDIDETPKKSEHPRSLARRLSTEKAEAALGAIRNDPAWRHSYILSADTVVAVGRRILEKTEYTEQASSALHLLSGRGHWVYTGICLITPGGQFRQKVVQTKVRFKRLSTREIENYIASGQWRGKAGAYAIQGIAGSFVQKLVGSYTNVVGLPLFEVTGLLTGEGFDVATAWPEG from the coding sequence ATGGCGCTGGAACAAAAGCTGATACTGGCCTCCGGTTCTCCGCGCCGTCTCGACCTCCTCAACCAGGCCGGCATCGCGCCGGCGCGGCTGATGCCGATGGATATCGACGAGACGCCGAAGAAATCCGAACATCCGCGCTCGCTTGCCCGCCGGCTTTCGACGGAAAAGGCCGAAGCGGCGCTCGGGGCCATCCGCAACGATCCGGCCTGGCGGCACAGTTATATCCTGTCGGCCGACACGGTGGTTGCCGTCGGTCGCCGCATTCTCGAAAAGACCGAATATACGGAGCAGGCCTCGTCCGCCCTGCACCTGCTCTCCGGGCGTGGCCACTGGGTCTATACCGGCATCTGCCTGATCACCCCCGGCGGCCAGTTCCGCCAGAAGGTGGTGCAGACCAAGGTGCGCTTCAAGCGGCTTTCCACCCGCGAGATCGAAAACTATATCGCGTCCGGGCAATGGCGCGGTAAGGCGGGCGCCTACGCGATCCAGGGAATTGCCGGATCGTTCGTGCAGAAGCTGGTCGGCTCCTACACCAACGTCGTCGGCCTGCCGCTTTTCGAGGTAACGGGGCTTTTGACCGGCGAAGGCTTCGACGTGGCCACGGCCTGGCCGGAAGGCTGA
- a CDS encoding cephalosporin hydroxylase family protein, which produces MSDFTKEVEARVAAVPGNKELTDSAAQFMRTSIASQYSYNYFWLGRPIIQYPQDMVAMQELIWTVKPDLIIETGIAHGGSLILSASMLALLELSEAAEKGEVVDPAKPKRKVLGIDIDIRPHNKAAIEAHPMASRIEMIQGSSIAPEIMDQVRKVAAGYSRILISLDSNHTHEHVLEELKLYAPLTSVGSYCVVFDTVVEDLPKELAGDRPWGPGDNPKTAVFEYLKTHPEFEIDKSVENKLLITVAPDGFLKRLR; this is translated from the coding sequence ATGAGTGATTTCACCAAGGAAGTTGAAGCCCGCGTCGCTGCCGTCCCTGGAAACAAGGAACTTACCGACAGCGCCGCGCAGTTCATGCGCACGTCGATCGCCTCGCAATATTCCTACAACTATTTCTGGCTCGGCCGGCCGATCATTCAGTATCCGCAGGACATGGTCGCCATGCAGGAGCTGATCTGGACGGTAAAACCCGACCTGATCATCGAGACCGGCATCGCCCATGGCGGCTCCCTCATCCTCAGCGCCTCGATGCTGGCGCTGCTGGAACTGTCGGAAGCGGCGGAAAAGGGCGAAGTCGTCGATCCCGCCAAGCCGAAGCGCAAGGTTCTCGGCATCGACATCGACATCCGCCCCCACAACAAGGCTGCCATTGAGGCCCACCCGATGGCGTCGCGGATCGAGATGATCCAGGGCTCCAGCATCGCGCCCGAGATCATGGACCAGGTCCGCAAGGTCGCTGCCGGCTACTCGCGCATCCTGATCAGCCTCGACAGCAACCACACGCACGAGCACGTTCTCGAGGAACTCAAGCTCTATGCCCCGCTCACCAGCGTCGGCAGCTATTGCGTCGTGTTCGACACCGTCGTCGAGGACCTTCCGAAGGAACTGGCGGGCGATCGCCCCTGGGGACCGGGCGACAATCCGAAAACGGCCGTCTTCGAATATCTGAAGACCCATCCGGAATTCGAGATCGACAAGTCGGTCGAGAACAAGCTGCTGATCACGGTCGCCCCGGACGGCTTCCTGAAGCGTCTGCGCTGA
- a CDS encoding class I SAM-dependent methyltransferase, whose translation MTTKDTLLLYEQPQLPTFQNRVYPTAAEAKNCAKGDIRLVQDMNTGLVYNDAFDPKLMDYDGNYNNEQGVSRHFHQHLEMVAGIVERTMGRENLVEVGCGKGLFLEMLLEKGFDLTGFDPTYEGTNPRVKRHYFEAGVDVQGDGLILRHVLEHIQSPYDFLVELCKANGGKGRIYIEVPCFDWIMEHRAWFDVFYEHVNYFRLADFHRIFGNVIESGRIFGGQYLYVVAELDSLQPPVREETDRVAFPADFTRTLGDRIAAGDSSAIWGGASKGVTFSLLKSRQGQPVDMVIDINPAKQGKFLPATGLMVQSPDQALAKLPHGSTIYVMNSNYLEEIRMLSHNAYTYVGIDNE comes from the coding sequence ATGACAACGAAAGATACCCTGCTGCTTTACGAACAGCCGCAGTTACCGACCTTCCAGAACCGCGTTTATCCCACGGCGGCGGAAGCTAAGAACTGCGCCAAGGGCGACATCCGCCTGGTGCAGGACATGAACACGGGCCTCGTCTACAACGATGCGTTCGACCCGAAGCTCATGGACTACGACGGCAATTACAATAACGAACAGGGTGTCAGCCGGCATTTTCACCAGCATCTGGAAATGGTGGCCGGCATCGTCGAGCGGACGATGGGCCGCGAGAACCTGGTGGAGGTTGGCTGCGGCAAGGGCCTCTTCCTCGAAATGCTGCTCGAAAAAGGCTTCGACCTCACCGGTTTCGACCCCACCTACGAGGGCACGAACCCGCGCGTGAAACGGCATTATTTCGAGGCCGGCGTCGACGTTCAAGGCGACGGACTGATCCTTCGCCATGTGCTGGAGCATATCCAGAGCCCGTATGATTTCCTCGTCGAGCTCTGCAAGGCGAACGGCGGCAAGGGCCGTATCTATATCGAAGTACCCTGCTTCGACTGGATCATGGAACACCGTGCCTGGTTCGACGTATTCTACGAGCACGTCAATTATTTCCGCCTGGCCGATTTCCACCGGATCTTCGGCAATGTCATCGAAAGCGGCCGGATTTTCGGCGGGCAGTACCTTTACGTGGTGGCCGAGCTGGACTCGTTGCAGCCGCCGGTGCGCGAAGAAACCGATCGCGTCGCGTTTCCCGCCGACTTTACCCGCACACTGGGCGATCGAATTGCAGCGGGCGACAGTTCGGCGATCTGGGGCGGCGCGTCGAAAGGGGTGACCTTCTCACTGCTGAAATCCCGTCAGGGGCAGCCGGTCGACATGGTCATCGACATCAATCCCGCCAAACAGGGCAAATTCCTGCCGGCGACCGGCCTGATGGTGCAATCGCCGGACCAGGCCCTGGCGAAGCTTCCCCACGGCTCGACCATCTACGTCATGAACTCCAATTATCTCGAGGAAATTCGAATGCTGTCTCACAACGCTTATACCTATGTGGGGATCGACAATGAGTGA